The proteins below come from a single Eucalyptus grandis isolate ANBG69807.140 chromosome 3, ASM1654582v1, whole genome shotgun sequence genomic window:
- the LOC104438200 gene encoding phosphatidylglycerophosphate phosphatase PTPMT1 — MKIEEVEDEERERGGGVQGEMVVASYDTKRVLVGAGARILFYPTLLYNVFRNKIQAEFRWWDEIDQFLLLGAVPFPKDVPRLKQLGVGGVITLNESYETLVPSSLYHAHGIDHLVIPTRDYLFAPSFIDIDRAVDFIYRNSSRGQTTYVHCKAGRGRSTTIVLCYLVKYKHMSPAAALEYVRSRRPRVLLAPAQWKAVQEYSKGQRTMAVCSPSGSGDTVYITNDDLEGYQCALGDNYGKALAIIPKVTWSRPMIARLSCLFASLKVSGGIGSVPRRLPVPEARAC; from the exons ATGAAGATCGAGGAGGTGGAGGatgaggagagggagaggggcgGCGGGGTTCAGGGGGAGATGGTGGTCGCGAGCTACGACACGAAGAGGGTGCTGGTGGGCGCGGGCGCCCGGATCTTGTTCTACCCCACGCTCTTGTATAATGTGTTCCGGAACAAGATCCAGGCTGAGTTCCGATGGTGGGATGAAATCGATCag TTTCTTTTGCTGGGTGCAGTGCCATTCCCCAAGGATGTTCCAAGACTCAAGCAGCTTGGTGTTGGTGGTGTCATCACCTTAAATGAATCTTATGAAACTTTGGTGCCGTCATCTTTGTATCAT GCCCATGGGATTGACCACCTTGTAATACCTACCAGGGATTATCTCTTTGCTCCGTCTTTCATTGACATTGACCGTGCAGTGGACTTCATATACA GAAACTCATCACGTGGCCAAACAACATATGTCCATTGTAAAGCTGGTCGTGGGAGGAGCACAACGATAGTGCTTTGCTATTTG GTAAAGTATAAACACATGAGTCCTGCTGCTGCTTTAGAGTACGTTAGGTCTAGAAGGCCCCGTGTACTCCTAGCCCCTGCGCAGTGGAAG GCAGTTCAAGAATACAGCAAGGGCCAAAGAACGATGGCAGTATGTTCTCCATCAGGCTCGGGGGACACTGTCTATATAACAAACGATGATCTCGAAGGGTACCAGTGCGCCCTGGGAGATAATTATGGTAAGGCGCTGGCCATCATCCCCAAGGTGACATGGTCAAGACCCATGATTGCAAGGTTGTCTTGTCTTTTCGCTTCGCTAAAAGTATCTGGTGGTATTGGGAGTGTGCCGAGGCGGTTGCCAGTACCGGAGGCTCGCGCGTGCTAA